A portion of the Pseudoalteromonas galatheae genome contains these proteins:
- a CDS encoding RsmB/NOP family class I SAM-dependent RNA methyltransferase: protein MSVTRSLVQTLSECIEHVLDTSLHADKALTQLLQNNPQWSLDERQYVVSNYYHIFRFKRLLAYLLEHEEMPLDGFGYWLTCQVVTAQPLPEWLDTERYNLEKLQSLIEQAPQAVRLSLPDWLNEVANEQLGEQWPAVASALNQSAQQYLRVNSLKSDIATVTESLAKEGIKVSHVALDSHVALKVESNSHLFRSQAFQSGWFEMQDAGSQQIVPFLEVKPGHKVVDACAGAGGKSLHIAALMENKGRLLSMDIHEHKLETLKQRAKRAGVHVAETRVIQNNKTIKRQKEKFDRVLLDVPCSGLGVLKRNPDAKWHLNSQNLDTLIALQTDILARYSQMCKVGGKLVYATCSILPSENELQVERFLENNPNWQLEDSLRLLPGVNSEFDGFYAARLVKNS, encoded by the coding sequence GTGTCTGTAACTCGCTCGTTAGTTCAAACTCTGTCTGAGTGCATTGAACATGTACTAGATACTTCTCTTCATGCCGATAAAGCATTAACTCAACTGCTACAGAATAACCCTCAGTGGAGCCTTGATGAAAGGCAATATGTGGTAAGTAACTATTACCATATCTTTCGCTTTAAGCGGTTACTGGCTTACTTACTTGAGCATGAAGAAATGCCGTTAGATGGATTCGGCTACTGGTTAACTTGCCAAGTTGTTACAGCGCAGCCGCTTCCTGAATGGTTGGATACTGAGCGTTATAATCTGGAAAAGCTACAAAGTTTAATCGAGCAGGCGCCTCAAGCTGTTCGTTTATCTTTACCTGATTGGTTGAATGAGGTTGCAAATGAGCAACTGGGTGAGCAGTGGCCTGCGGTTGCATCCGCGCTAAATCAAAGTGCTCAACAATATTTGCGAGTAAATAGCCTAAAAAGCGATATTGCAACAGTGACAGAGTCCTTAGCAAAAGAAGGGATCAAGGTTTCACACGTGGCGCTTGACTCTCATGTCGCGCTAAAAGTTGAGTCCAATAGCCATCTGTTCCGCTCTCAAGCATTTCAGTCTGGTTGGTTTGAAATGCAAGATGCAGGTTCTCAGCAAATTGTACCTTTTTTAGAAGTAAAACCTGGTCATAAAGTGGTTGATGCCTGTGCAGGTGCTGGTGGTAAGAGTTTGCATATAGCGGCGCTGATGGAGAATAAAGGTCGCTTGTTGTCTATGGATATTCACGAACATAAGCTTGAAACACTAAAACAGCGAGCGAAACGTGCAGGTGTGCATGTTGCTGAAACGCGTGTTATTCAAAATAATAAAACCATTAAGCGCCAAAAAGAGAAGTTTGATCGCGTGCTATTAGATGTGCCGTGTTCAGGTCTTGGTGTATTAAAGCGGAATCCAGATGCAAAGTGGCACTTGAATTCGCAAAATTTAGACACACTTATTGCTTTGCAAACCGATATTCTGGCGCGCTACAGTCAAATGTGTAAAGTGGGCGGCAAACTGGTGTATGCAACTTGCTCCATTCTTCCTTCTGAAAATGAGCTGCAGGTTGAGCGCTTTTTGGAAAATAACCCCAATTGGCAGTTAGAAGACTCACTACGTTTACTTCCAGGAGTAAATTCAGAGTTTGACGGTTTTTACGCCGCACGATTAGTAAAAAATAGTTAG
- a CDS encoding DUF2999 family protein has translation MNPIIALLKEHNISDEQIQAVFTQLTENPMMAMATIQQLGIPPEKLQQLMALVMQNPALIKEAVNELGLDFEKVEAAKAQLKQ, from the coding sequence ATGAACCCAATCATTGCATTACTTAAAGAGCACAATATTTCGGATGAACAGATCCAAGCGGTATTTACCCAGTTGACTGAAAATCCAATGATGGCGATGGCGACTATTCAACAACTAGGTATTCCACCTGAAAAGCTTCAACAGTTGATGGCTTTGGTAATGCAAAATCCCGCATTGATCAAAGAAGCTGTTAACGAATTAGGTCTTGATTTTGAAAAGGTTGAGGCTGCAAAAGCACAGCTAAAACAGTAG
- a CDS encoding WD40 repeat domain-containing protein — protein MPAEQIQLTQLPVSLAQLSSDAALTLLLIDDHLLQVWDNQSQQLIKEIEGSKYQLTFHDALIAPSKRSILSISDTQLNIWQLHSNEVVSYSLPKFDSFIRVTKALWSSDEELIALGYNDGSVLLLSLDERIITRINLHESSITHLIFNRNLTSLYSASLDGHAKRLELQSKEVTVDYKLPHRITSLALSQNENWLFVSDALQDQKFIDTHTGEQVLSLSYPQRFKFFRGAQFVADDKFLLTTSSKEYISLWELASGKEVVSWPIAQLNLGSTVYDLHISDSNMLTTISSDGVLEKWALTPILFDN, from the coding sequence GTGCCAGCAGAGCAAATACAATTGACTCAGTTGCCGGTTAGTCTCGCACAACTTTCAAGTGACGCGGCGCTAACCTTACTACTCATTGACGATCATTTACTACAAGTTTGGGATAATCAAAGCCAACAACTGATTAAAGAAATTGAGGGAAGTAAATACCAACTTACTTTTCATGACGCTTTAATAGCACCGAGCAAACGCAGTATTCTGAGTATTTCGGACACCCAACTCAACATCTGGCAATTGCATTCAAACGAAGTTGTCAGTTATTCATTACCTAAGTTTGACTCATTTATTCGCGTTACTAAGGCTCTGTGGTCAAGTGACGAAGAGCTTATCGCGCTTGGCTACAATGATGGTAGCGTACTACTTTTGAGTTTAGACGAGCGGATCATCACCAGAATAAACCTACATGAAAGCAGCATTACACATTTGATTTTTAATCGTAACTTGACCTCGCTCTACTCTGCTTCTTTAGACGGTCACGCCAAAAGGCTTGAGTTACAGAGTAAAGAAGTCACCGTAGATTATAAGCTGCCTCATCGTATTACCAGTTTGGCATTGTCACAAAATGAAAACTGGCTGTTCGTATCTGACGCACTGCAAGACCAAAAATTCATTGATACTCATACAGGTGAACAAGTGTTATCTCTATCCTATCCTCAGCGCTTCAAATTTTTTCGTGGTGCACAGTTTGTCGCTGACGACAAATTTCTGCTAACCACTTCGTCTAAGGAATATATTTCGTTATGGGAATTAGCGTCGGGAAAAGAGGTTGTCAGTTGGCCAATTGCACAACTGAATCTGGGCAGCACCGTTTATGATCTTCACATCTCAGATAGCAATATGCTTACGACGATAAGCTCGGATGGGGTACTGGAAAAGTGGGCCTTAACACCTATATTGTTTGATAATTAA
- a CDS encoding DMT family transporter: MKGFLGLVLLAAIWGGSFLFMKVAAGVLGPAVLIEFRVLFGALTLAAVALVLKRNLHFWRYKKHFLILGLFNSALPFMLFAYAVQTLDASMLSILNSTAPFWGVLISVFWLRVPTQKSVWLGCGFGIAGVITLVGLDSTVLDEGAWLPIIATLCATLSYAVASHYTKTAPKMSAFNHAHGNLWGSALLVLPFIWFMPIREMPDTTEISAVVGLGVLCTGVAYILYFKLVEDLGAASALSVTFLIPVFGILWGHLFLQEQIGANTILGSILVLLGVSLVTGLQEKVFPAKAIKES, translated from the coding sequence GTGAAAGGGTTTCTTGGTTTGGTGTTACTTGCTGCAATTTGGGGTGGCTCATTTTTATTTATGAAAGTAGCTGCTGGTGTTCTTGGTCCTGCTGTACTCATTGAATTTCGAGTCTTATTTGGAGCGCTAACGCTCGCCGCGGTTGCTTTAGTATTAAAGCGCAATTTACATTTTTGGCGGTACAAAAAGCACTTTTTAATCCTCGGGCTGTTTAACTCAGCATTACCTTTTATGCTATTTGCTTATGCCGTGCAAACGCTAGATGCTTCTATGCTCTCAATTTTAAATTCAACCGCACCATTTTGGGGTGTGCTAATCAGCGTGTTTTGGCTAAGAGTGCCGACTCAAAAATCGGTGTGGCTAGGTTGTGGGTTTGGGATTGCAGGTGTTATCACGCTAGTTGGGTTGGATAGCACAGTATTGGATGAGGGCGCATGGCTGCCTATTATTGCAACCCTGTGTGCGACTCTGAGCTATGCAGTGGCCTCTCATTACACCAAAACGGCACCAAAAATGAGCGCATTTAATCATGCCCATGGTAACTTATGGGGCTCTGCGCTATTAGTATTGCCTTTTATTTGGTTTATGCCAATAAGAGAAATGCCTGACACTACAGAGATAAGTGCGGTAGTCGGACTTGGCGTATTATGCACAGGTGTTGCCTATATTCTCTATTTTAAGTTAGTTGAAGATCTCGGTGCTGCGTCTGCTTTATCCGTTACTTTTTTAATTCCTGTGTTTGGGATTTTATGGGGACATCTATTTTTGCAAGAGCAAATAGGTGCTAACACAATCCTTGGCAGTATTTTAGTTTTGCTTGGAGTGAGTCTAGTGACTGGGCTACAGGAAAAGGTCTTTCCAGCAAAAGCGATAAAGGAGTCGTAG
- a CDS encoding NupC/NupG family nucleoside CNT transporter has translation MTTIMSLVGMMMLLGVAFACSTNRSAINKRTVGVAFLLQVLIGGFVLFIEAGKNVLASMSSAVAKVISYANDGIGFLFGPLAKQDSLGFIFAIQVLPVIVFFSALVAVLYHLGIMNWIIKILGGGLQKLLQTSRPESLSATANIFVGQTEAPLIVKPFIPKMTQSELFAVMVGGLATVAGSVMAGYVAIGVELKYLIAASFMAAPGGFLMAKMIVPETEKPHENLSDVDSGDDKPVNVIDAAASGASSGMHLALNVGAMLLAFVALIALLNGLLGSIGGIFDYPTLTLQEILGYVFAPVAWLLGVPWSEAVTAGSFIGQKLVVNEFVAYLDYMNYRDTLSTHTQAIVTFALCGFANLSSIAILLGGLGGMAPSRRKDIARLGLRAVLAGSMANLMSAAIAGFFLSLA, from the coding sequence ATGACAACAATTATGAGCTTAGTGGGCATGATGATGCTCCTAGGCGTAGCATTTGCGTGTTCTACAAATCGCAGTGCTATTAATAAGCGCACCGTAGGCGTTGCATTTTTACTACAAGTCCTTATTGGTGGCTTTGTACTCTTTATTGAAGCAGGTAAAAATGTACTAGCTTCGATGTCTAGCGCAGTTGCCAAGGTGATTAGCTATGCTAATGACGGTATCGGTTTCTTGTTCGGGCCATTAGCCAAACAAGACTCGCTAGGATTTATCTTTGCGATTCAGGTGTTACCAGTGATCGTGTTCTTCTCAGCGCTCGTAGCTGTGTTGTATCACCTTGGTATTATGAACTGGATCATTAAAATTTTGGGTGGTGGCTTACAAAAGCTGCTGCAAACGTCACGACCAGAGTCGCTTTCAGCTACGGCAAATATTTTTGTCGGTCAAACGGAAGCTCCTTTGATCGTAAAACCGTTTATTCCAAAAATGACGCAATCAGAGTTGTTTGCAGTTATGGTAGGCGGTTTGGCGACAGTGGCAGGCTCCGTTATGGCGGGCTATGTGGCGATTGGTGTTGAGCTTAAATATCTCATTGCCGCGAGCTTTATGGCAGCCCCTGGTGGTTTCTTAATGGCAAAAATGATTGTGCCAGAAACTGAGAAGCCACACGAAAACCTATCTGATGTAGATAGTGGTGATGATAAACCAGTAAACGTAATTGATGCAGCAGCATCAGGTGCATCAAGCGGTATGCACTTAGCACTGAACGTAGGTGCGATGCTACTTGCGTTTGTGGCACTAATTGCGCTACTAAACGGTTTACTAGGCAGTATTGGTGGAATTTTTGATTACCCAACACTGACGCTACAAGAAATTTTAGGCTACGTCTTTGCCCCTGTTGCTTGGCTACTTGGGGTACCTTGGTCGGAAGCCGTGACGGCAGGTAGTTTTATCGGCCAAAAACTGGTAGTTAACGAGTTTGTTGCCTACCTAGATTATATGAATTATCGCGATACGTTGAGCACACACACTCAAGCGATTGTCACATTCGCTTTATGTGGATTTGCTAACTTATCGTCGATTGCCATCTTACTAGGCGGACTTGGTGGTATGGCCCCAAGTCGTAGAAAGGATATCGCTCGCCTAGGGCTCAGAGCAGTGTTAGCAGGGTCTATGGCTAACCTCATGAGTGCAGCAATTGCAGGTTTCTTCCTCTCGCTAGCTTAG
- the udk gene encoding uridine kinase, translating into MTRTIIAIAGASASGKSLFSQTIYNELVNELASGTIAVIEEDAYYKDQSHLPIEHRTQTNYDHPDAFEHELLREHLTKLRLGESVEVPTYDYGQHTRSDKTRIVNPAKILIVEGILLLSDPALSEEFDIKVFIDTPLDICLLRRMQRDIEHRGRSLSSVVEQYQATVRPMFYQFIEPSKHNADLVVTRGGMNRVAIDIIKSKIKYLLQE; encoded by the coding sequence GTGACACGAACTATTATAGCCATAGCTGGCGCATCTGCGTCTGGTAAGTCTCTTTTTAGTCAAACGATTTACAACGAATTAGTGAATGAGCTTGCCTCAGGCACTATCGCGGTAATCGAAGAGGACGCCTATTATAAAGATCAATCGCATTTACCTATAGAGCATCGTACTCAAACGAATTATGATCATCCTGATGCGTTTGAACACGAGTTGTTACGCGAGCATTTAACTAAGCTTCGCCTAGGTGAATCCGTAGAGGTTCCTACCTACGATTACGGACAGCATACACGTAGTGATAAAACCCGAATAGTAAACCCTGCTAAGATACTAATCGTCGAGGGTATATTACTGCTGAGCGATCCTGCATTAAGTGAAGAGTTTGATATCAAGGTGTTCATTGATACACCTTTGGATATTTGTTTGCTGCGTCGCATGCAAAGAGATATAGAGCACAGAGGAAGAAGTCTGTCATCTGTGGTAGAACAATATCAGGCGACGGTAAGACCGATGTTTTATCAGTTTATCGAGCCATCCAAGCATAATGCCGACTTGGTTGTGACCCGTGGCGGTATGAATCGCGTTGCGATTGATATTATTAAAAGTAAAATAAAATATTTGCTACAAGAATAA
- a CDS encoding phosphopentomutase: protein MARAIILMADSLGIGAAPDAEKFGDVGANTLAHLLQAYKDEKGQALDLPNLSKLGLIAACEAAGKETCAVAQTIEPSAAWGYAKELSSGKDTPSGHWEMAGVPVLFDWGYFPNTNPCFPQEFIDELCKRAEIPGILGNCYASGTTILEQLGEEHVQSGKPICYTSVDSVFQIAAHEQSFGLDKLYQVCEIARALLDEMNIGRVIARPFIGTSSADFIRTGNRRDYSVLPPSPTVLDKLANDGGEVISIGKIADIYAHQGITQKHKAPGLLNLLAKTSEVMDTAPDHSLIFTNLVDFDEKFGHRRNAVGYAEALAEFDAFLPEIIAKLKADDLLLVTADHGCDPTAEGTDHTREYVPVLAYTPGMSNTPLGERQSFADIGQTLAQWFDLDATQYGEGFKAEIKA from the coding sequence ATGGCAAGAGCAATCATTTTAATGGCAGATAGCCTAGGTATTGGCGCAGCACCGGACGCAGAAAAGTTTGGTGACGTAGGCGCGAATACTCTCGCTCATTTATTGCAAGCGTATAAAGACGAAAAAGGACAAGCTTTAGACTTACCTAATCTTTCTAAGCTAGGCCTTATTGCAGCGTGTGAAGCTGCAGGTAAAGAAACCTGCGCTGTGGCGCAAACCATAGAGCCTAGTGCTGCTTGGGGATATGCAAAAGAATTATCGAGTGGTAAAGACACGCCGTCTGGCCACTGGGAAATGGCAGGGGTGCCAGTATTGTTTGATTGGGGTTATTTCCCAAATACTAACCCATGTTTCCCACAAGAATTTATAGATGAATTGTGCAAACGTGCAGAGATCCCAGGTATTTTGGGTAATTGTTACGCATCGGGCACAACGATTTTAGAACAGCTGGGTGAAGAACATGTGCAAAGCGGTAAGCCGATTTGTTACACCTCAGTTGATAGCGTCTTTCAAATAGCCGCTCATGAACAATCGTTTGGACTTGACAAGCTTTATCAAGTATGTGAAATCGCACGGGCACTGCTTGATGAAATGAATATAGGACGAGTGATTGCGCGGCCATTTATAGGCACTTCAAGTGCCGACTTTATTCGTACCGGTAACCGCCGAGACTATTCGGTATTACCACCTTCGCCGACTGTGCTAGATAAATTAGCCAATGACGGTGGTGAAGTAATTAGTATTGGTAAAATTGCAGATATCTATGCGCATCAAGGGATCACGCAAAAGCACAAGGCGCCGGGTCTTTTGAATTTGCTAGCGAAGACAAGCGAAGTGATGGACACAGCGCCAGACCACAGCCTTATCTTCACCAACTTAGTCGACTTCGACGAAAAGTTTGGTCACCGCAGAAATGCAGTGGGATATGCAGAAGCACTTGCTGAGTTTGACGCATTTTTACCGGAAATTATTGCCAAACTAAAAGCTGATGATTTGCTTTTAGTGACTGCCGACCACGGTTGCGACCCAACTGCTGAAGGCACAGATCATACGCGAGAGTACGTGCCTGTATTGGCATATACACCGGGTATGAGCAATACTCCGTTAGGAGAAAGACAAAGTTTTGCTGACATAGGTCAAACGCTTGCCCAGTGGTTTGATTTAGATGCAACGCAGTACGGTGAAGGCTTTAAGGCCGAGATAAAAGCCTAA
- the deoD gene encoding purine-nucleoside phosphorylase, with the protein MSTPHISAKPGDFAETVLMPGDPLRAKYIAENFLEDARQVTDVRNMFGFTGTYNGKPVSIMGSGMGIPSMSIYARELIVSFGVKNLIRIGTCGGISQDIKIRDVIFAQGASTDSNVNRARVRGYDFAAIADFGLLENGVNAARRLGIDAKVGNVFTTDTFYQADGEFYKELDKLGVMAVDMETAGLYGVAAEYGAKAMALFTVSDHVITGEATPPEERQSTFNEMVKIALESI; encoded by the coding sequence ATGAGCACTCCACACATTAGCGCAAAGCCAGGTGATTTTGCAGAAACGGTATTAATGCCGGGCGATCCACTAAGAGCAAAGTACATTGCAGAAAACTTTTTGGAAGATGCTCGTCAGGTAACTGACGTTCGCAACATGTTTGGTTTCACTGGTACTTATAATGGTAAACCAGTTAGCATCATGGGTTCAGGCATGGGCATTCCATCTATGTCTATTTATGCTCGTGAGCTTATTGTTAGCTTTGGTGTTAAAAACCTGATCCGCATCGGTACATGCGGTGGTATTAGCCAAGACATCAAGATCCGTGATGTGATCTTTGCGCAAGGTGCAAGCACAGACTCAAATGTGAATCGTGCTCGTGTACGTGGCTACGATTTCGCTGCGATTGCTGATTTTGGTTTACTAGAAAATGGCGTAAATGCTGCTCGCCGTTTAGGTATTGATGCAAAAGTTGGTAATGTTTTCACCACAGATACTTTCTATCAAGCTGATGGTGAATTTTATAAAGAATTAGATAAGCTAGGCGTAATGGCTGTTGATATGGAAACAGCCGGTTTATATGGCGTAGCTGCTGAGTATGGTGCAAAAGCGATGGCATTGTTCACAGTTAGTGATCATGTTATTACTGGTGAAGCAACGCCACCAGAAGAGCGTCAAAGCACGTTTAATGAAATGGTTAAAATTGCACTAGAGTCCATTTAA
- a CDS encoding ferredoxin--NADP reductase, with protein MSQWVKGEIVEVIDWTPTLFSIKFKADIAPFKAGQYTKLSLQQGDKRIARAYSFVNPPSESIHEVLLVEVPGGNLSVPLHQLQVGDVLDVAYQANGFFVLDELPPCDTLWMISTGTAIGPFLSMLREGEVWQKVRQVILIHGVRQNADLYYREQLEQLQQQRDGFTYVPLVTREKPELGCQGRVTELIENKQLLTHLGYKQFPDNSHFMLCGNPEMVKQLSAQLQSMGYERHRRAKPGQITVEQYW; from the coding sequence ATGTCGCAATGGGTAAAAGGAGAAATCGTCGAAGTCATAGATTGGACGCCAACATTATTTAGTATCAAATTTAAAGCAGATATCGCGCCGTTTAAAGCGGGTCAATATACTAAATTGAGTTTGCAACAAGGGGATAAACGCATTGCACGAGCTTATTCCTTTGTGAACCCGCCATCAGAGTCAATTCACGAAGTTTTGTTAGTCGAAGTGCCAGGCGGCAACCTTTCTGTGCCTTTGCATCAGCTACAGGTTGGTGATGTGCTTGACGTAGCTTACCAAGCAAATGGATTTTTTGTACTAGATGAATTACCGCCTTGCGATACACTTTGGATGATAAGTACAGGTACGGCTATTGGGCCATTTTTATCTATGCTCAGAGAAGGTGAAGTGTGGCAAAAGGTGAGACAGGTGATCCTTATTCATGGCGTGCGACAGAATGCAGACTTATATTACCGCGAACAGCTTGAGCAATTGCAACAACAAAGAGACGGCTTTACTTATGTGCCGCTCGTTACGCGGGAAAAGCCAGAGCTCGGTTGTCAGGGCCGCGTCACTGAACTGATAGAAAATAAGCAATTATTAACTCATCTAGGCTATAAGCAGTTTCCTGATAATAGCCATTTTATGCTTTGTGGTAACCCCGAAATGGTGAAACAACTAAGTGCTCAATTGCAGAGTATGGGATATGAACGCCACAGGCGAGCCAAGCCTGGGCAGATCACCGTTGAACAATATTGGTGA
- a CDS encoding TPR end-of-group domain-containing protein produces the protein MANEQATPKKPTENQQQQALSQLQEPMYRPLIERYILDELRAVREDQMRLRADIEKKISHSQLDTADRAITYTTDTINNVLFLITAAASILVVVGWTSFRDIKSKVEDIVSLRVGAITDEYEKRLQVIEEKLRERSEEILNNQKKISITNEVHSLWMRANLESDMNSKIEIYDEILNRKPEDVEAIAYKADALLELGQTNTAIALCNQALEIDSDYGYAYWQRACAYSMLYKHADAMADIRMALEYAPNLKNELQHEPAFASLADNQSFNELVNN, from the coding sequence ATGGCGAATGAGCAAGCCACGCCAAAAAAACCGACAGAAAACCAACAACAGCAGGCTTTGTCACAATTACAGGAGCCGATGTATAGACCTCTAATTGAGCGTTATATTCTTGATGAATTAAGAGCAGTCAGAGAAGATCAAATGCGCTTAAGAGCTGATATAGAGAAGAAAATCAGTCACTCTCAGCTAGATACTGCAGATCGCGCTATTACCTACACCACAGATACCATCAATAATGTGCTCTTTTTGATCACAGCAGCTGCATCTATCTTAGTTGTCGTTGGTTGGACTTCTTTTAGAGATATTAAGAGTAAAGTTGAAGATATAGTTAGTCTGCGCGTTGGCGCGATCACCGATGAATATGAAAAGCGCCTTCAGGTTATTGAAGAGAAATTACGCGAACGCTCTGAAGAAATCCTCAATAACCAGAAGAAGATATCCATAACGAATGAAGTACACTCTCTGTGGATGCGGGCAAACCTTGAGAGTGATATGAACTCTAAAATTGAGATTTACGATGAGATCCTAAATCGCAAACCGGAAGATGTAGAGGCGATTGCCTACAAAGCTGATGCGTTGTTAGAGCTTGGTCAAACCAACACGGCAATTGCTTTGTGTAATCAAGCATTAGAAATTGACAGTGATTATGGTTATGCCTATTGGCAACGAGCATGTGCTTACTCCATGCTATATAAGCACGCAGATGCGATGGCCGACATCCGTATGGCTTTGGAGTATGCGCCTAACTTAAAGAACGAGTTACAACACGAGCCAGCGTTTGCAAGCCTTGCAGATAACCAAAGCTTTAACGAGCTGGTGAATAATTAA
- a CDS encoding substrate-binding periplasmic protein, translated as MTKLAVYCLIILSLINLSAYAKDLLVVTEEWKPYNFTNDEGEVVGRATKKVREVLVKAEIDYEIKVYPWVRAMKIAKERPNTMIYSIYRTAEREADYEWACPLIRPVGVYFFKLKTRKDIKIASLEDAKQYTSAVVKGNIYYDFLIQHGFSQGEHLVVAADSKSFYKLFFKGRIDLVMSTEYIMSEELKAAGLNYDEVVPLIEVTKATQQRGCMAFSKETNPVLIDRVRRALAKHNQEFVGP; from the coding sequence GTGACTAAATTAGCGGTTTATTGCCTGATTATACTCTCTTTAATCAATTTGAGTGCTTATGCAAAAGATCTACTAGTGGTAACCGAAGAGTGGAAGCCATATAACTTCACCAATGACGAAGGGGAGGTTGTTGGGAGAGCAACAAAGAAGGTGAGGGAGGTACTAGTAAAAGCAGAAATTGACTACGAGATAAAAGTGTACCCTTGGGTACGGGCGATGAAAATTGCTAAAGAGCGCCCTAATACAATGATTTACTCAATTTACCGTACTGCTGAGCGTGAAGCTGACTACGAGTGGGCATGTCCTTTGATCCGCCCTGTGGGCGTGTATTTTTTCAAACTAAAAACGCGCAAAGATATTAAAATTGCCTCATTGGAAGATGCTAAGCAGTACACCTCTGCGGTAGTAAAAGGCAATATCTATTATGATTTTTTGATTCAACACGGGTTTAGTCAAGGAGAGCACTTAGTCGTTGCCGCCGATTCTAAAAGCTTTTATAAACTCTTTTTCAAAGGGCGTATAGACCTAGTAATGTCAACAGAATATATCATGAGTGAGGAACTTAAGGCGGCTGGGCTCAATTATGATGAGGTTGTGCCTCTGATAGAAGTAACCAAAGCGACTCAACAGCGTGGCTGTATGGCATTTAGCAAGGAGACAAATCCTGTACTTATAGATCGAGTAAGACGCGCACTGGCGAAGCATAATCAAGAATTTGTCGGACCATAA
- a CDS encoding histone deacetylase family protein, whose translation MNNPNLPLVYHSNYSFSFDPKHRFVMSKFARLYQEVDALGLIHNNVISPKIGDPSPLENVHCDQYIWDLWRNQLDDKMMRRIGLPWSKQLMARTFTAPLGTLKTAELALKHGIACHLAGGTHHAHYDFGSGFCMVNDLAYTATHLLNSHQITNALIFDLDVHQGDGTAAMLKHNPYVYTCSIHCEKNFPFRKHASDLDIGLEIGVSDTQYLETVAHTLESLLIDLNPDIVLYDAGVDVWQGDNLGKLDISWLGIAKRDALVLRLCQKYGVPVATVIGGGYDRDHQRLAKRHAIVVQQAAKL comes from the coding sequence TTGAACAACCCAAACTTACCGCTCGTTTATCATTCGAATTATTCGTTTAGTTTTGATCCAAAGCATCGCTTTGTAATGAGTAAATTTGCGCGTCTATATCAAGAAGTTGATGCGTTAGGGCTCATTCACAACAATGTTATTAGCCCTAAAATTGGTGATCCCTCACCACTCGAAAATGTACACTGCGATCAATATATTTGGGACTTATGGCGTAACCAACTCGACGATAAAATGATGCGACGTATAGGTTTACCTTGGTCGAAGCAGCTTATGGCACGTACTTTTACTGCACCGCTTGGAACGCTAAAGACTGCAGAACTTGCGCTAAAACATGGCATTGCATGTCATTTAGCCGGTGGCACGCACCACGCGCATTATGATTTTGGCTCTGGTTTTTGCATGGTGAACGATCTCGCTTATACAGCCACACATCTGCTCAACAGCCATCAGATCACCAATGCGTTAATCTTTGATTTGGATGTTCATCAAGGTGACGGCACCGCCGCCATGTTGAAGCACAACCCGTATGTATACACTTGCTCAATCCACTGTGAGAAAAACTTCCCATTTCGTAAACACGCTAGTGATCTGGATATTGGCTTAGAAATAGGGGTCAGTGATACACAATACTTAGAAACGGTTGCGCACACACTTGAGTCATTGTTGATTGACCTCAATCCAGATATTGTACTATATGACGCGGGTGTCGATGTTTGGCAAGGTGATAACTTAGGTAAATTAGACATATCATGGCTTGGCATTGCTAAAAGAGATGCATTGGTGCTTAGGCTATGTCAAAAATATGGTGTTCCCGTTGCGACCGTGATTGGCGGTGGGTACGATAGAGATCATCAAAGACTGGCAAAACGTCACGCTATTGTCGTGCAGCAAGCTGCAAAACTTTAA